Proteins from one methanogenic archaeon mixed culture ISO4-G1 genomic window:
- a CDS encoding divergent AAA domain-containing protein, with translation MEDTIGENPNRIPRGTLWLYSFLFTAAMILVVFDIYTHRINQLVLSVPIAAMLLGAIMSDREVSHIPPVLIIAMVITLMFAVVSDFIDFHEFFSILSSVFTGVCLMMLGLVFVYTLVRSTPQQYRKDRIFLYMGAFCVAMTILLIMFITQIAYYHFVSYLGFDVWVATQYVFYAMIGAFVTTILSEMGLDRILIDSRVNRRMEYAESDYSNEYARDEALRIIASGESEKLEFKSTITTNITTGENDKRMEKAILKTIVAFLNTSGGILMIGVSDDGSIYGVDEDEFPSRDKMNLHLTNMISSKIGDEFFPYISFRLIDMDDDKAIIRVDCARCKKPVFLKDGKEEEFYVRSGPSSVVLKGSNLINYVNNKSEKNKQDILLGMMRDNDD, from the coding sequence ATGGAAGACACGATCGGCGAAAACCCCAACCGCATACCGAGAGGCACGCTCTGGCTGTACTCGTTCCTGTTCACGGCTGCCATGATACTGGTGGTCTTCGACATCTATACGCACAGGATCAACCAGCTGGTTCTCTCCGTACCGATCGCGGCGATGCTCCTGGGAGCGATAATGTCCGACCGTGAGGTCTCACACATCCCCCCGGTCCTGATCATCGCGATGGTGATAACGCTGATGTTCGCGGTCGTGTCCGACTTCATCGATTTCCATGAGTTCTTCTCGATACTGTCCAGCGTGTTCACGGGGGTCTGCCTGATGATGCTCGGACTGGTCTTCGTGTACACCCTGGTGCGTTCCACTCCGCAGCAGTACAGGAAGGACCGCATATTCCTGTATATGGGCGCGTTCTGCGTGGCGATGACGATCCTGCTGATCATGTTCATCACCCAGATCGCCTACTACCACTTCGTGTCCTACCTTGGTTTTGACGTATGGGTGGCGACCCAGTACGTGTTCTACGCGATGATCGGGGCGTTCGTCACGACCATCCTCAGCGAGATGGGCCTGGACAGGATCCTCATCGACAGCAGGGTCAACAGGAGGATGGAGTACGCCGAGAGCGATTATTCGAACGAGTATGCCAGGGATGAGGCGCTGAGGATCATCGCCTCCGGCGAATCGGAGAAGCTCGAGTTCAAGTCCACCATCACCACGAACATAACCACGGGAGAGAACGACAAGAGGATGGAGAAGGCCATACTGAAGACCATCGTGGCATTCCTGAACACGTCCGGGGGCATCCTGATGATCGGCGTCTCCGATGACGGTTCGATCTACGGCGTGGACGAGGACGAGTTCCCCAGCAGGGACAAGATGAACCTGCACCTCACCAACATGATCTCCTCGAAGATCGGTGACGAGTTCTTCCCGTACATCTCCTTCAGGCTCATAGACATGGATGACGACAAGGCGATCATCCGCGTGGACTGTGCCAGATGCAAGAAACCGGTGTTCCTGAAGGACGGTAAGGAAGAGGAATTCTATGTCCGTTCCGGACCCTCGAGCGTCGTGCTCAAAGGGTCCAACCTGATCAACTACGTCAACAACAAGTCGGAGAAGAACAAGCAGGATATCCTGCTCGGAATGATGCGCGACAATGACGATTGA
- a CDS encoding ArsR family transcriptional regulator: MNRIKVINEPSELVPMLRSVDTPVKREVLKEVTLEWRTADEIEAKFGREGRDAIIFFEKMKLVEMRWLSKDGNYPEKSYHTYYTSFNINAQWPVYEISDVLTAAMMSEEEYSEIESKILAEVGKEGKFSGDVAETLGLSSTMLKSLVRRSVKMDYRGHRIELIKEE; encoded by the coding sequence ATGAACAGAATAAAGGTCATCAACGAACCGTCCGAGCTGGTCCCCATGCTCAGATCCGTTGATACACCCGTCAAAAGAGAGGTGTTGAAAGAGGTGACCTTGGAGTGGAGAACAGCCGACGAGATTGAGGCGAAATTCGGTCGCGAAGGCAGGGACGCCATCATCTTTTTCGAGAAGATGAAGCTCGTGGAGATGCGTTGGCTGTCCAAGGACGGGAACTATCCCGAGAAATCCTACCACACATACTACACCTCATTCAATATCAACGCCCAATGGCCGGTCTATGAGATCAGCGATGTCCTCACGGCCGCCATGATGAGCGAAGAGGAGTACTCCGAGATAGAGTCCAAGATCCTCGCCGAGGTCGGCAAGGAGGGTAAGTTCTCGGGAGATGTCGCAGAAACCCTGGGTCTGTCCTCGACCATGCTGAAGAGCCTTGTCCGCAGATCCGTGAAGATGGATTACCGCGGGCACAGGATTGAGCTCATCAAAGAAGAGTGA
- a CDS encoding HD domain-containing protein yields MSIPTDRECIEYLVSAGCKKRVIIHCCTVRAVADEIVSHIASADKDLVVAGALLHDIGRAKDHTIMHAYIGSTMVEEFGLCQELVDIVRKHTGAGLDAEDVKELGLPPGDYIPRTIEEKIVAHADNLVSDNKVVDHNHSVSKLVNKGAFRGADRVELLHMELSDLYGEDLDCIPRKIGEYPKLKTVDEFDLE; encoded by the coding sequence TTGTCAATTCCGACCGACCGCGAGTGCATAGAGTACCTTGTGTCCGCCGGATGCAAGAAGAGGGTCATAATCCACTGCTGCACTGTGCGTGCTGTGGCGGACGAGATCGTCTCCCACATCGCTTCGGCCGACAAGGACCTGGTGGTCGCGGGAGCGCTGCTCCACGACATCGGCCGTGCGAAGGACCACACCATCATGCACGCCTACATCGGATCCACGATGGTGGAGGAATTCGGACTGTGCCAGGAGCTCGTGGACATAGTGAGGAAGCACACCGGTGCGGGGCTCGATGCGGAGGATGTCAAGGAGCTCGGGCTACCCCCGGGAGACTACATCCCGAGGACCATCGAGGAGAAGATCGTCGCCCACGCGGACAACCTTGTGAGCGACAACAAGGTCGTGGACCACAACCATTCGGTCTCCAAGCTGGTCAATAAGGGCGCGTTCCGCGGAGCGGACAGGGTTGAATTGCTCCACATGGAGCTCTCGGACCTGTACGGCGAGGACCTCGATTGCATACCCAGGAAGATAGGCGAGTACCCCAAGCTCAAGACCGTCGACGAGTTCGACCTGGAGTGA
- a CDS encoding thioredoxin TrxA yields MVTELNESNFDQFVESNAIVVVDCWAPWCGPCRRMGPIIDEIAEELAGKVAVAKLNTDENQGISARFNINAIPTLLFFKDKLLVKTSVGLKPKEMILEDINSL; encoded by the coding sequence ATGGTGACCGAACTCAATGAGTCAAACTTCGATCAATTCGTAGAGAGCAACGCTATCGTCGTGGTCGACTGCTGGGCCCCCTGGTGCGGACCCTGCAGAAGGATGGGCCCCATCATCGACGAGATCGCAGAGGAACTGGCCGGAAAGGTCGCTGTCGCGAAGCTCAACACCGATGAGAACCAGGGAATATCAGCTAGGTTCAACATCAACGCGATCCCCACGCTGCTGTTCTTCAAGGACAAGCTCCTGGTGAAGACCTCCGTCGGACTGAAACCGAAAGAGATGATCCTCGAGGACATCAACAGCCTCTGA
- a CDS encoding thioredoxin-disulfide reductase TrxB, giving the protein METDVLIIGCGPAGLQAAIHSSRNKVRTLVVGKMSSSSLHGTEIENYMGVVGEGDMILSEARGQAASFGAEFIEQNVISSGREGDRFKLVVDDGTEILAKAVVIATGISRKKLGVPGEKELYGKGVSYCAMCDCNFYKGRRVVLVGNESEAAVSSRLMTSYASETSWVAWDLTANEAVVNAALDAGVRMYTSKPRSIDGTDKVESITLQDGTSIPTDGVFIELGAKSAADIAMDLDVMPEMDDTIKVDPDCRTEVPGVFACGDVTGKPWQVAKAVGQGCVAGIRASEYVKGLR; this is encoded by the coding sequence ATGGAGACTGACGTTCTTATAATCGGATGCGGGCCTGCCGGACTGCAGGCCGCCATCCATTCTTCCCGTAACAAGGTCAGGACGCTCGTCGTCGGGAAGATGTCATCCAGCTCGCTCCACGGTACCGAGATAGAGAACTACATGGGAGTGGTCGGCGAAGGGGACATGATCCTGAGCGAGGCCAGAGGCCAGGCTGCATCGTTTGGCGCCGAGTTCATCGAGCAGAACGTGATATCCTCCGGGCGCGAAGGCGACCGTTTCAAGCTGGTCGTGGACGACGGCACGGAGATCCTGGCGAAGGCCGTGGTCATCGCCACAGGCATCTCGAGGAAGAAGCTGGGCGTCCCGGGCGAGAAGGAGCTCTACGGCAAAGGAGTCAGCTACTGCGCCATGTGCGACTGCAACTTCTACAAGGGGCGCAGGGTCGTGCTCGTAGGCAACGAATCCGAGGCCGCGGTATCGTCCAGGCTCATGACATCCTACGCATCGGAGACATCCTGGGTCGCATGGGACCTGACCGCTAACGAAGCTGTCGTGAATGCCGCATTGGATGCTGGCGTCAGGATGTACACCTCGAAACCCAGGTCCATAGACGGGACCGACAAGGTCGAGTCCATAACGCTCCAGGACGGGACGTCGATCCCCACGGACGGCGTGTTCATCGAGCTCGGCGCCAAATCGGCCGCCGACATAGCCATGGACCTCGACGTGATGCCCGAGATGGACGACACGATAAAGGTCGATCCCGATTGCAGGACCGAAGTGCCAGGCGTGTTCGCCTGCGGTGACGTTACCGGCAAGCCGTGGCAGGTCGCCAAGGCCGTGGGCCAGGGCTGCGTGGCCGGTATCAGGGCTTCCGAGTACGTCAAGGGACTGCGATGA
- a CDS encoding XRE family transcriptional regulator — protein MTVDDLVTGMLREEGGFQIALKYILEEEIHLTLNEFCQMSGIPTSTLYKVMEGEREPNLRTVRQVIKALRIINVPEDSRFIAIIVASTALENVPEKISINGMNIRVREYPVQTLEDAIIAAVRAERDGALGLVCAPIVAPTVEKILSIPVSRVIPTESIPKAIEKLTETL, from the coding sequence ATGACCGTAGACGACCTCGTGACGGGGATGCTCAGGGAGGAGGGCGGATTCCAGATCGCCCTCAAATATATCCTCGAGGAGGAGATCCATCTCACCCTGAACGAGTTCTGCCAGATGTCGGGCATACCGACGAGCACGCTGTACAAGGTCATGGAGGGCGAGCGCGAGCCGAACCTCAGGACGGTCCGTCAGGTCATCAAGGCGCTAAGGATCATCAACGTCCCGGAGGATTCCCGTTTCATCGCCATCATAGTCGCATCCACCGCGCTCGAGAACGTCCCGGAGAAGATATCGATCAACGGCATGAACATCAGGGTCCGTGAGTATCCGGTTCAGACCCTCGAGGATGCGATCATCGCCGCGGTGCGTGCGGAGAGGGATGGCGCTTTGGGATTGGTGTGCGCTCCGATCGTCGCCCCGACGGTGGAGAAGATCCTCTCGATCCCCGTGTCCAGGGTGATCCCGACCGAAAGCATCCCGAAGGCCATCGAAAAACTGACTGAAACCCTCTGA
- a CDS encoding transcriptional regulator, with amino-acid sequence MFELQVVSNTPMSGVSDVNVVAETLLVQIGYLPKGYDPKTGAVTIRESVPYRLFMDYLMAYPSKAWTVEELAVLLDTTKPTIYRHINKLKSMDLLEAMDVEFNGQVRKGYRIRFGDLVKAWSFTEANVNMAMENYKKTVAHFQELMSQK; translated from the coding sequence ATGTTTGAATTACAGGTGGTTAGTAACACCCCAATGAGCGGCGTCTCAGACGTCAACGTCGTCGCAGAGACACTGCTCGTCCAGATCGGTTATCTCCCAAAGGGCTACGATCCGAAGACGGGAGCAGTTACTATCCGCGAGAGCGTCCCTTACCGTCTTTTCATGGATTACCTAATGGCATATCCGTCTAAGGCCTGGACCGTGGAGGAGCTCGCCGTGCTCTTGGACACGACGAAACCCACGATATACAGGCACATCAACAAACTGAAGTCCATGGACCTCCTGGAGGCCATGGATGTGGAGTTCAACGGCCAGGTCCGCAAGGGTTACCGCATCAGGTTCGGGGACCTCGTCAAGGCCTGGAGTTTCACCGAGGCCAATGTCAACATGGCCATGGAGAACTACAAGAAGACGGTCGCCCACTTCCAGGAACTCATGTCTCAGAAGTGA
- a CDS encoding histone acetyltransferase ELP3 family: protein MDERIASLSEEIIDAVKCQRVKDRAELQNLKIKLCRKYGLQRVPMNSEILANVLPEDRKLLTPFLIKKPMRTMSGVAVVAVMTSPFDCPHGKCAYCPGGVANNSPQSYTGKEPAARRADRNDFDPYRQVMDRITQLTEIGHETDKIDLIIMGGTFTCRDPEYQEWFVRRCFDAMNGIDSGTLGEAQALNEVSEHRCIGLTVETRPDVFDNKQIERALRLGATRVELGVQIIDDDILASVERGHGTAEVRDCTKRCKDHGLKVCYHLMPGLPGSSPEHDLECFRKVFDDLDYRPDMLKFYPTLVVEGTKVLDWWKEGRYKPLDTDEAVDLLCRMKEYVPEYVRIQRIQRDIPVPQITAGIMKSNIRQLVGDEMAKRGKACRCIRCREVGHRGIRLDDPDKVQLKITEYEASGGKEYFVALEYEDSIVGYVRVRIDGNPVATIRELKVFGKIVCIGEEGEDWQHRGYGKRLVSEAERIARENSRGGIRVTSGVGVRGYYESLGFYKALPYMQKDL from the coding sequence ATGGATGAGCGTATTGCGTCTCTATCCGAAGAGATCATCGATGCGGTGAAGTGCCAGCGTGTCAAAGACCGTGCCGAATTGCAGAATCTCAAGATCAAGCTCTGTCGCAAGTACGGGCTTCAGCGTGTGCCCATGAACTCGGAGATCCTGGCGAATGTCCTCCCCGAGGACCGCAAGCTCCTGACCCCGTTCCTTATCAAGAAGCCGATGCGCACGATGAGCGGGGTGGCCGTCGTCGCTGTGATGACATCGCCGTTCGACTGCCCCCACGGCAAGTGCGCCTACTGTCCAGGAGGGGTGGCAAACAACTCCCCCCAGTCATACACCGGGAAGGAGCCCGCCGCGAGACGCGCGGACCGCAACGATTTCGATCCGTACAGGCAGGTCATGGACCGCATCACGCAGCTCACCGAGATAGGCCACGAGACGGACAAGATAGATTTGATCATAATGGGCGGCACGTTCACGTGCAGGGACCCGGAGTACCAGGAATGGTTCGTCCGCAGGTGCTTCGACGCCATGAACGGCATCGACTCCGGTACGCTGGGAGAGGCGCAGGCCCTCAACGAGGTCTCCGAGCACAGATGCATCGGGCTCACCGTGGAGACGCGTCCGGACGTCTTCGACAACAAACAGATCGAGAGGGCGCTGAGGCTCGGGGCCACTAGGGTCGAGCTGGGTGTCCAGATCATCGACGACGACATACTGGCATCGGTCGAACGCGGCCACGGCACCGCCGAGGTCAGGGACTGCACCAAACGTTGCAAGGATCACGGGCTGAAGGTGTGCTACCATCTCATGCCCGGGCTTCCGGGTTCATCCCCGGAGCACGATCTGGAGTGCTTCAGGAAGGTCTTCGACGACCTGGACTATCGCCCGGACATGCTGAAGTTCTATCCTACTCTGGTGGTCGAGGGGACGAAGGTCCTCGACTGGTGGAAGGAGGGTAGGTACAAACCCCTCGACACCGATGAGGCCGTGGACCTCCTGTGCCGCATGAAGGAATATGTGCCAGAGTACGTCAGGATACAGCGCATCCAAAGGGACATTCCCGTTCCGCAGATCACCGCCGGCATCATGAAGAGCAACATCCGTCAGCTCGTCGGCGACGAGATGGCGAAGCGCGGCAAGGCCTGCAGATGCATACGCTGCAGGGAGGTCGGCCACAGGGGCATCAGGCTCGACGACCCGGACAAGGTGCAACTCAAGATTACCGAGTACGAGGCCAGCGGCGGGAAGGAGTACTTCGTAGCTCTGGAGTACGAGGATTCGATAGTAGGGTACGTGCGCGTGAGGATCGACGGCAACCCGGTGGCCACGATAAGGGAGCTGAAGGTCTTCGGTAAGATCGTCTGCATCGGAGAGGAGGGCGAGGACTGGCAGCATAGGGGATACGGCAAGAGGCTGGTCTCCGAGGCCGAGCGCATCGCCCGTGAGAACTCCAGGGGAGGGATCCGTGTCACCAGCGGGGTAGGCGTCAGGGGATACTACGAATCTCTGGGATTCTACAAGGCCCTGCCTTACATGCAGAAGGACCTGTGA
- a CDS encoding AAA family ATPase CDC48 subfamily protein — MTDSLVLKVAMPQRQTESGYGRARMDTASRHELGLELGDTIEIVGKRTVVAKVFPSSIDEEGHGLIGIDGLTRTNAGVSIDENVTVRKCVPSEAQKVTLAPNIPEGKKIRFGKGIEEVFSNGLLGRPLIAGTDIIVPNVALMGNRSTFNVISTVPKGPVIVTKATEITVKDSAQKQVVKTSAGKQITYDDVGGLDDELKRIREMVELPLKHPELFERLGIGAPKGVLLYGPPGTGKTLIAEAVANESGATLFSVRGPEIIGQYYGQSEERLREIFKEASENTPSIIFLDEIDSIAPNRDSVSGEVERRVVAQLLTLMDGLGDRGNVIVVGATNREDSIDPALRRPGRFDREIEIGIPGRKSRIEILNVHLRDMPLTEDVSVDALAGMTQGFVGADLAALCREAAMKCVRSHMKDLDLDKPIPNSILEEMKVSMADFRDALADVEPSGMREVLVEIPKVTWKDVGGLESVRSQIEEAFIPEEGNPSYRKLGIEPAKGVLLYGPPGTGKTLIAKAIANEAGANFITVNGPEMASKWLGESERAIRQIFKRAKQMAPCIIFFDELDSIAPIRGSGDGSAWERVVAQMLTSMDGVESLNNVMVMAATNRPDMIDPALLRPGRFDKLVLVGKPEKDARRQVLEVHTRKMPLKDVDLDYIASKTDGYVGADLAALCREAGLTAYRRDRSSEFVTMDDFEEALKHVLPSVDRNMFENYEKIGKDIKKRRSSYDNVPFYG, encoded by the coding sequence ATGACAGATTCTCTGGTCCTCAAAGTCGCGATGCCGCAGCGTCAGACCGAATCAGGTTACGGCCGTGCCAGGATGGACACCGCATCCCGCCACGAACTGGGGCTCGAACTCGGGGACACCATAGAGATAGTCGGGAAGAGGACCGTCGTCGCCAAGGTGTTCCCCAGCTCCATCGACGAGGAGGGACACGGCCTCATAGGCATAGACGGTCTCACCAGGACCAACGCCGGCGTCAGCATAGACGAGAACGTCACCGTGAGGAAGTGCGTCCCGTCGGAGGCGCAGAAGGTCACGCTCGCGCCGAACATTCCCGAAGGGAAGAAGATCCGCTTCGGGAAGGGGATAGAGGAGGTCTTCTCGAACGGCCTCCTCGGAAGGCCGCTCATCGCCGGAACGGACATCATAGTTCCCAATGTGGCACTTATGGGGAACAGGTCCACTTTCAATGTCATATCGACGGTGCCCAAGGGCCCGGTGATCGTCACTAAGGCGACCGAGATCACGGTCAAGGACAGCGCCCAGAAGCAGGTCGTGAAGACCTCCGCGGGGAAACAGATCACCTACGACGACGTGGGCGGTCTCGACGACGAGCTGAAGAGGATCAGGGAGATGGTGGAACTCCCGCTGAAGCACCCCGAGCTCTTCGAGAGGCTCGGCATAGGGGCACCGAAAGGTGTGCTCCTGTACGGACCTCCTGGCACAGGTAAGACGCTCATCGCCGAGGCGGTCGCGAACGAATCGGGCGCGACACTCTTCTCAGTACGCGGACCCGAGATCATCGGACAGTACTACGGACAGAGCGAGGAGAGGCTCAGGGAGATCTTCAAGGAGGCCTCCGAGAACACCCCCAGCATCATATTCCTGGATGAGATAGACTCCATCGCCCCCAACAGGGATTCCGTCTCAGGGGAGGTGGAGAGGCGCGTGGTCGCCCAGCTGCTCACACTCATGGACGGCCTCGGGGACCGCGGGAACGTGATCGTGGTCGGAGCGACCAACAGGGAGGATTCCATAGACCCCGCCCTCAGGAGGCCCGGGAGGTTCGACAGGGAGATCGAGATAGGCATCCCCGGAAGGAAGTCGCGCATAGAGATCCTGAACGTGCATCTCAGGGACATGCCTCTGACAGAAGATGTCTCCGTGGATGCGCTGGCGGGTATGACGCAGGGATTCGTGGGCGCCGACCTCGCCGCGCTCTGCAGGGAGGCCGCAATGAAATGCGTCAGGTCCCACATGAAGGACCTGGACCTGGACAAGCCCATACCCAATTCGATACTCGAGGAGATGAAGGTGTCCATGGCGGACTTCAGGGATGCGCTGGCCGACGTGGAGCCCAGCGGTATGAGGGAGGTCCTCGTCGAGATCCCCAAGGTCACCTGGAAGGACGTCGGCGGACTGGAGAGCGTCCGCTCCCAGATCGAGGAGGCGTTCATCCCCGAGGAGGGCAATCCTTCCTACAGGAAACTGGGAATCGAACCGGCCAAAGGCGTGCTCCTGTACGGACCGCCTGGCACAGGTAAGACGCTCATCGCAAAGGCCATCGCCAACGAGGCCGGTGCGAACTTCATAACGGTCAACGGACCGGAGATGGCCAGCAAGTGGCTCGGGGAGAGCGAGAGGGCCATCCGCCAGATATTCAAGAGGGCCAAGCAGATGGCTCCGTGCATAATATTCTTCGACGAACTGGATTCCATAGCGCCCATCCGCGGAAGCGGAGACGGTAGCGCATGGGAGAGGGTCGTCGCCCAGATGCTGACATCCATGGACGGCGTGGAGAGCCTCAACAACGTCATGGTGATGGCTGCAACCAACAGGCCGGACATGATCGACCCGGCGCTCCTGAGGCCCGGGAGGTTCGACAAGCTCGTGCTCGTCGGCAAACCAGAGAAGGATGCCCGCAGGCAGGTTTTAGAGGTCCACACGAGAAAGATGCCCCTGAAGGACGTGGACCTGGATTACATAGCGTCCAAGACCGACGGCTACGTCGGAGCCGATCTGGCAGCGCTGTGCAGGGAGGCCGGACTGACGGCCTACCGCAGGGACAGGTCGTCCGAGTTCGTGACCATGGACGACTTCGAGGAGGCGCTGAAGCATGTGCTGCCCTCGGTGGACCGTAACATGTTCGAGAACTACGAGAAGATCGGCAAGGACATCAAGAAGCGCCGTTCCAGTTACGACAACGTGCCCTTCTACGGCTGA
- a CDS encoding phosphoribosylformylglycinamidine synthase PurS, whose protein sequence is MAVIEIRIEFKKGVADPEGSNTKKTLESLGFKGLGQVRFVKLFEVEMDLPPEEAKKAGEEMCRKLLANPVIQNYKVTVR, encoded by the coding sequence ATGGCTGTAATCGAAATCAGAATCGAGTTCAAAAAAGGCGTCGCCGACCCTGAGGGGAGCAACACCAAGAAGACACTGGAATCGCTCGGTTTCAAGGGCTTGGGACAGGTAAGATTCGTCAAGCTCTTCGAGGTCGAGATGGACCTTCCCCCCGAGGAGGCCAAGAAGGCCGGCGAGGAGATGTGCAGGAAGCTTCTGGCGAACCCCGTCATTCAGAATTACAAGGTAACGGTGAGATGA